The following DNA comes from Acidobacteriota bacterium.
TCCCGCAGATCCGCTTCTGGAACATCCAGCTCGGCACCTTCTTCACCACGACCCACGTCCAGAGCGCGGCGAAGGTCGCGGTGCTGGGATCCGTCGTCCGCGACAACCTGTTCGGCGAGGGCGTGGACCCGGTCGGCGCCCGCATGCGCATCCGCAACCAGTCGTTCCAAGTGCTCGGGGTCATGGCCTCCAAGGGCTCGGGACAGTTCGGCGAGGACCAGGACGACGCCATCTTCGTTCCCTACACCACCGTCAACAAGAAGCTGCGGGGGCGGGACGGGACCAACATCTCCGAGATCACCATCTCGGCCGCGTCGGCCGACCGCATCAACGCCGTGGCCGACGAGATCACGGCGGTGCTGCGCGAGGAGCATGGCCTGGGGCCGGGCGAGGACAACGACTTCATGGTCCGCACGCAGGAGGACATGACGAGCATGCGGACGCAGACGACCCAGACGATGACCGGCCTGCTGGCCAGCATCGCCGGCGTCTCGCTGATCGTCGGCGGCATCGGCATCATGAACATCATGCTGGTGTCGGTGACCGAGCGGACCCGGGAGATCGGCCTGCGCATGGCGGTCGGCGCCAAGGGACGCGACGTCCTGCTGCAGTTCCTGGTCGAAGCGATCGTCCTGAGCCTGGTCGGCGGCCTGGTCGGGGTCGGGCTCGGGTTCAGCCTGTCGGAGGGCTTGACCCAGTTCCTCGCCTGGCCGACCTCGGTCCCGGCGGATGCGGTGGTCGTCGCCGTCGGCTTCGCCGCCGCGACCGGCATCTTCTTCGGCTTCTACCCCGCCCGCAAGGCGGCGCAGCTCGACCCGATCGAATCGCTCCGTTTCGAATAGCGACGGCCGCCGAGCGCCGACGGTCGTACCCTCACGGTACAATCGGTGCGCATGCTACCGTTCGGCGAAATGGCGTCGACGCTCGTCTATCGAAAGGAAGTGCCCCGATGACGCGTTTCCTCGATCCCTACGCGGAGTGCATCCACGACACGCTCCGCATCGTCGCCGGCTACCTCTTCATGCTGCACGGCCTGCAGAAGCTGTTCGGCGTGCTCGGAGGCCAGCAGATGGAGCTGGTCTCGCTGCTCGGCCTCGCCGCGCTCATCGAGGCCGTCGGCGGCGCGCTCATCGCCCTGGGCCTGTTCACCCGGCCGGCGGCGTTCATCGCCAGCGGGGAGATGGCCGCGGCCTACTTCATGGGCCACGTGGCGCGCGAGGGACAGTTCCTGTTCCCGGTCGCCAACCAGGGGGAGCCGGCCGTGCTCTATTGCTTCCTGTTCCTCTACCTCGCGTCGGTCGGACCCGGCGCCTGGAGCCTCGACGCGCGCTTCAGGAAGGCGTGATCAGCCTGCGTCCCAGGCTCCCGGCGGGCCGAGATCGTCCAGCAACTCGCGAACGGTCCGCCGCGTCACCGGGTCCCTGAGGTCGGACGCGATCGCGGCCAGCGGCTCCAGCACGAACCGCCGCTGCCGGAACCGCGGGTGCGGGACGTGCAAGTCGGACCGGCGGACGACGAGCTCGCCCATCAGGATGATGTCGAGGTCGAGAGTCCGCGGCGCCCCGGGGAAGGGTCGTTGCCGCCCGCGCGCGCTCTCGATACGCAGGAGGCCGGCCAGCAGCGCCGCCGGCGCCAGGGCGCAGGCGCCGACCGCCGCGGCGTTGAGGAACGAGGCCTGGGGCGGAACGCCCACCGGCGCGGTCTCGACGAACGGCGACACGCGCATGCCCGCGAGCAGGTTCCCCAGCGCGGCGACGGCGAACGCAAGATGACCGGCCCGGTCGCCCTGGTTGCTGCCGAGGGCGACGGCGGTAATGCGATGAGCGGCCGGGGTGTAGCTCCCCGCCCCTACTGCTGCTTCGCCTTGCAAGTGATGCAAACCCGCGTCCAGGGAATCGCGTTGAGGCGGGCGGGCGCAATCGGTTCGCCGCAGTCGCGGCAGACGCCGTAGATTCCCTGATCGATGCGCAGCAACGCCTCTTCTATCGCCTTCAGGATCTTGGCGTCGGTCTGCTTCAGCTTGAGCTGGATGTGGACCTCGTTGTTGCCGCTGGCCTGGTCGGCCATGTCACCCTGGCGGGTGTTATTGTCCATCGGCGTCGAGAACGACTTGGCGCCGCGCTCGGCGATGATCTCCTTACGCTTCCTTATCAACGCGTCCTTGTAGACGGCCTCTTCCATGACCCGGCTCCTCCTGTTTCGGCGGCTGGCCGGCAGCGTAATCAGGGAGTCTAGCACGCTTCGTTCGGCGCTCGCCGGGCCCGGCTACTCGGTCCGCAGGGTCAGCAGCGGCTTGCGGCGCAGCACGTCCACGCTGGATGCGACGCCGACCACCAGAACGACGACGGCAGTCACCAGCATGCCGCCGATGTTGATCGCCGGGGCCGGCGTCCACGGCACGTCGAGCACCTGTCGGGTGAGCGCCCAGGTCAGGGCGAGCGCGCCGATCGAGCCGACCAGGCCGGCCAGCGTCCCCAGCACGCCGTACTCGAACACGTACATCACGGCGATCAGGCGGGTGTTCGCGCCGAGCGTCTTGAACACCGCGGCGTCGAAGAGCCGCTGGAACTTCGTCATCGCCACCGAGCCGACCAGGATCAGGCCGCCGGCCAGCAGAGCGATGGCTCCGACCACGCTGACGGCCAGCGTGACGTAGTCGAGCACCCGGCGGAACGTCCGGATGATCTCCAGGCCGTCGATGACCGAGACGTTCGGGTAGCTGTCCACGAGGTTCCGCTGAAGCGCACCGCGCGCAACGGGCCCCGCCGGCCCCCGCAAGAAGCTGATGTAGCTGTGCGGGGCGCCGTCGAACGTGCCGGGGCTGAACAGGAACATGAAGCCGCCGCTGCGCGAGTCGTCCCAGTCGACGGCGCGCACGCTCGTCACGCGCGCCTCGATCGCGCGGCCCAGCACGTCGAACCGGACCGTGTCGCCGAGCCGCATGCCCCGCTCCACCAAGCTGTCCTCGATGGAGACCTCCGCCGGACCCGCGGCTGCGGCATCCCAGAACGCGCCGGCGACGATCCTCTCGTTCTCTTCCAGCCGCTCGCGGTAGGTCACGGTGTACTCGCGCCCGAATCCCGCGCGCCGTACCGCGCGGCGCCCCTCGATGGACGTGTCGGGGCCGGTCACGGCCGTCACCCGGGCGCGCAGCACCGGCAACAGGACCGGCCCTCCGCCCTCCCCCTCGCCGCCGACGCCGGCGTCCCGGAGAATGCGCGCCACCCCGTCCGCCTGGTCCTGCTGCACGTCGATGAGAAACATGTCGGGCATGTCGTCCCGCAGCTCGAGCGAGAACGACGCCAACAGGTTCGCCTGCACCGCGTGCACGCCGATGATGAAGAAGCTGCCCAGCCCCACCGCGAGAAGCACCACGCGTGTCTGGTTGCCCGGACGGCGCAGGTTAAGCGCGGCATGCCGCAGGGGGAACCAGCGCGCCGCCTCGAGTGGGCGCGTCATGCGGACCAGGGCCCGGCCGAGCAGATGCAGTGCTCCGGCGACGCCGATGAACCCGCCGGCCACGTACGCGCCGACCTCCAGGGAAGCGGCCTGCCAGGCCGCGACCCCGACCAGCCCCAGGCCCACGAACACCGTGGCGGCCAGGCGCAGCGGGTCGCGGGGCGCCGCCGACGGCGCCTCCCCCTGCCGCAGCAGCAGCAGCGGCTTGGCGTGCCGGGTGTCGAGCAGCGGCACCAGGGCGAAGAGCAGCGAGACGAGCAGTCCCACCGCCAGCCCCTGCAGCATCGCCGAGAACGTCAGGTCGGTCGAGACGATATCGAAGCCCGTCGTCGCCGCCGCCTGCGCCGCCAGGGAATCGGGCACGGACGCCAGCACCCCCCAGGCGACGCCGATACCGAGCAGCGCCCCGCCGAGTCCCAGCAGGGCGACCTGCACGACGTAGACGGCCAGCACGCCGGCCGCCGTGGCGCCCAGGCACTTCAGGATGGCCGCGCTGCGCAGCCGTTGCTGCACGAAGACCCGCGTCAC
Coding sequences within:
- a CDS encoding FtsX-like permease family protein, which produces MSVLMVLRVALKALGRNKMRTSLTMLGMIIGVAAVITMVALGRGAQQEIETQIRSAGTNMIMVRAGNYRRGGISMGMGQSPRLKADDVDAIRERVPEAQYLAAGVRTRDQVVAAGQNWNTTIQGTDIEFPQIRFWNIQLGTFFTTTHVQSAAKVAVLGSVVRDNLFGEGVDPVGARMRIRNQSFQVLGVMASKGSGQFGEDQDDAIFVPYTTVNKKLRGRDGTNISEITISAASADRINAVADEITAVLREEHGLGPGEDNDFMVRTQEDMTSMRTQTTQTMTGLLASIAGVSLIVGGIGIMNIMLVSVTERTREIGLRMAVGAKGRDVLLQFLVEAIVLSLVGGLVGVGLGFSLSEGLTQFLAWPTSVPADAVVVAVGFAAATGIFFGFYPARKAAQLDPIESLRFE
- a CDS encoding DoxX family protein, which encodes MTRFLDPYAECIHDTLRIVAGYLFMLHGLQKLFGVLGGQQMELVSLLGLAALIEAVGGALIALGLFTRPAAFIASGEMAAAYFMGHVAREGQFLFPVANQGEPAVLYCFLFLYLASVGPGAWSLDARFRKA
- the folK gene encoding 2-amino-4-hydroxy-6-hydroxymethyldihydropteridine diphosphokinase, whose amino-acid sequence is MTAVALGSNQGDRAGHLAFAVAALGNLLAGMRVSPFVETAPVGVPPQASFLNAAAVGACALAPAALLAGLLRIESARGRQRPFPGAPRTLDLDIILMGELVVRRSDLHVPHPRFRQRRFVLEPLAAIASDLRDPVTRRTVRELLDDLGPPGAWDAG
- a CDS encoding TraR/DksA family transcriptional regulator; its protein translation is MEEAVYKDALIRKRKEIIAERGAKSFSTPMDNNTRQGDMADQASGNNEVHIQLKLKQTDAKILKAIEEALLRIDQGIYGVCRDCGEPIAPARLNAIPWTRVCITCKAKQQ
- a CDS encoding FtsX-like permease family protein — translated: MSFVLRMAYRELRASWRRLIFFFCCVAIGVGGIVALRSLVQNVRTALATEARSLTAGDIYVRTDQPWSDEVMGRIEARAAEVAGTELTETVDTVTMARLPAGAGTRTKIVEVRGVETAFPFYGRFTLQSGTAYSPALLRDRGALVGRELLPQLGVAVGDEILIGDEAFTIRDAIVTEPGRQLGGFSLGPRVLVAHDALAETGLIEFGSRVERQLLLRVQEEASIEPLVRGLREDLQEAFVRIGSYRRTENRIERNFSRAENYLSLIGFVIVILGGIGVWSVTRVFVQQRLRSAAILKCLGATAAGVLAVYVVQVALLGLGGALLGIGVAWGVLASVPDSLAAQAAATTGFDIVSTDLTFSAMLQGLAVGLLVSLLFALVPLLDTRHAKPLLLLRQGEAPSAAPRDPLRLAATVFVGLGLVGVAAWQAASLEVGAYVAGGFIGVAGALHLLGRALVRMTRPLEAARWFPLRHAALNLRRPGNQTRVVLLAVGLGSFFIIGVHAVQANLLASFSLELRDDMPDMFLIDVQQDQADGVARILRDAGVGGEGEGGGPVLLPVLRARVTAVTGPDTSIEGRRAVRRAGFGREYTVTYRERLEENERIVAGAFWDAAAAGPAEVSIEDSLVERGMRLGDTVRFDVLGRAIEARVTSVRAVDWDDSRSGGFMFLFSPGTFDGAPHSYISFLRGPAGPVARGALQRNLVDSYPNVSVIDGLEIIRTFRRVLDYVTLAVSVVGAIALLAGGLILVGSVAMTKFQRLFDAAVFKTLGANTRLIAVMYVFEYGVLGTLAGLVGSIGALALTWALTRQVLDVPWTPAPAINIGGMLVTAVVVLVVGVASSVDVLRRKPLLTLRTE